A DNA window from Thermincola ferriacetica contains the following coding sequences:
- a CDS encoding ATP-binding protein has product EANMLFGLINKLYQQTSIIITSNKGFEEWREFLGDPVITSAMLDRLMYKCELFNITADSYRLKHR; this is encoded by the coding sequence GAAGCCAATATGCTTTTTGGCCTGATAAACAAGCTATACCAGCAAACCTCCATCATCATTACATCCAACAAAGGCTTTGAGGAATGGAGAGAATTCCTGGGAGACCCGGTCATCACATCAGCCATGCTGGACCGGTTAATGTATAAATGCGAGCTGTTTAATATAACCGCTGATAGCTACAGGTTAAAACACCGATAA